From Candidatus Abyssobacteria bacterium SURF_5, one genomic window encodes:
- a CDS encoding RnfABCDGE type electron transport complex subunit G, whose protein sequence is MHGAAPIWRESFVNIYFRLSLLLFLICAIAAGALAIVNSMTYQQIMQNEESKERILRGRALAGAEKGPQVVFDDKPVRINETNYYIGRLDDEIVGATFTTVTNQGYGGPIEIVIGMNDDRITGVMIKSSSETPGLGANASAVKYGESEPWFLAQFKNLEPEHVSLKKDDPAGAIDAITAATITSRAITNAVREEAKEFESVWPQLLEQKKYVSTN, encoded by the coding sequence ATACACGGTGCCGCGCCCATTTGGAGAGAAAGTTTCGTGAACATCTATTTCCGGCTCAGCTTGTTACTGTTTCTGATCTGCGCGATTGCCGCCGGCGCGCTGGCGATTGTGAATTCGATGACGTATCAGCAGATCATGCAAAACGAAGAAAGCAAGGAGCGCATCCTCAGAGGGAGAGCCCTCGCAGGCGCGGAAAAGGGGCCGCAGGTTGTCTTCGATGATAAACCTGTACGGATCAACGAGACCAACTACTATATCGGCCGCCTTGATGATGAGATTGTCGGCGCCACCTTCACCACGGTCACAAATCAGGGATACGGCGGCCCGATCGAGATCGTCATCGGCATGAATGACGACAGGATCACCGGCGTTATGATCAAAAGCAGCTCGGAAACGCCCGGACTGGGCGCGAACGCGAGTGCGGTAAAATACGGCGAGAGCGAGCCGTGGTTTTTGGCGCAGTTCAAAAACCTCGAGCCGGAGCACGTTAGCCTGAAGAAAGATGATCCGGCAGGAGCAATCGACGCGATTACCGCCGCAACAATCACCTCGCGAGCCATCACGAACGCGGTCCGCGAGGAAGCGAAAGAATTTGAGAGCGTCTGGCCTCAATTGCTGGAGCAAAAGAAATATGTCAGCACGAACTGA
- a CDS encoding electron transport complex subunit E produces MSARTEFLKGFWEENPTFRIILGMCPTMAVTTSLINGIGMGLATLGVLLGSNVAISLLRNFIPSQIRIPAFIVVIASFVTIIDLFMHAYTPALHAALGIFIPLIVVNCIILGRAEAFASKHGLWFSIVDAAGMGLGFTLNLIILGGLREIFGAGQLLGRPVAPEFFQAPLVMILPPGAFLLVGFLIATMNIIRRRAEIRRAAERKEMVHA; encoded by the coding sequence ATGTCAGCACGAACTGAGTTTCTCAAGGGCTTTTGGGAGGAAAATCCAACGTTCCGGATTATCCTCGGTATGTGTCCCACGATGGCGGTCACGACCTCGTTGATCAATGGAATCGGCATGGGACTGGCAACGCTCGGGGTTCTGCTCGGCTCGAACGTGGCGATTTCGCTGCTGCGTAATTTCATTCCGTCACAGATTCGAATTCCAGCATTCATCGTCGTGATCGCTTCGTTTGTCACGATCATTGACTTGTTCATGCACGCGTACACACCCGCTCTCCACGCGGCGCTCGGCATTTTTATTCCGCTGATCGTCGTCAACTGCATCATCCTGGGCAGAGCCGAGGCTTTCGCCTCAAAACATGGTTTGTGGTTCTCGATTGTCGACGCGGCGGGCATGGGTTTGGGGTTCACCCTCAACCTGATAATCCTCGGAGGACTTAGGGAAATATTTGGCGCCGGACAACTGCTCGGGCGGCCGGTCGCGCCCGAATTCTTTCAGGCCCCGCTGGTGATGATTCTGCCGCCGGGCGCATTCCTGCTGGTCGGTTTCCTCATTGCGACGATGAATATCATTCGCCGCAGGGCCGAGATAAGGCGCGCCGCCGAGCGCAAAGAGATGGTGCATGCATGA
- a CDS encoding RnfABCDGE type electron transport complex subunit A, which translates to MNDFPSISTLMTIAIGAIFINNFVLSRFLGICPFIGVSRSIAPSVGMGMAVIFVMTLAGFVTFYVNYLLVLAGVGFLQTVAFILVIAALVQFVEMFLQKFNPTLYSALGIYLPLITTNCAVLGVALLNIKEGYSIIEVLVFSFSAAIGFALALVIMAGIRERLEITDVPKAMEGAPIAFIVGGILSLAFMGFSGMKF; encoded by the coding sequence ATGAACGATTTTCCCAGCATATCAACCCTGATGACAATAGCGATCGGCGCTATTTTCATCAACAACTTCGTACTGAGCCGGTTCCTGGGCATCTGCCCGTTTATCGGGGTTTCCCGCAGCATCGCTCCTTCGGTCGGTATGGGAATGGCAGTCATTTTCGTTATGACGCTGGCCGGATTCGTCACGTTTTATGTAAATTATCTCCTGGTTCTGGCAGGAGTGGGATTCCTGCAGACGGTAGCCTTCATTCTCGTGATAGCGGCTCTGGTGCAGTTCGTCGAGATGTTCCTGCAAAAATTCAACCCGACGCTCTACTCGGCGCTCGGCATCTATCTGCCGCTTATCACCACGAATTGCGCCGTTCTCGGCGTCGCGCTGCTGAACATAAAGGAAGGATATAGTATTATCGAGGTTCTCGTGTTCTCCTTTTCGGCTGCGATCGGCTTCGCGCTGGCGCTGGTGATCATGGCGGGCATCCGCGAGCGACTCGAGATTACCGACGTGCCGAAGGCAATGGAAGGCGCACCGATAGCATTTATTGTCGGCGGTATCCTGTCGCTTGCTTTTATGGGTTTTTCGGGCATGAAATTCTAG
- a CDS encoding RnfABCDGE type electron transport complex subunit B has protein sequence MVTIVWAIAVVGGLGLVAGAILAFASKKFAVAVDPRVEMMEKVLPGGNCGACGFPSCSAAARAIAEGKAPVNTCKAGGDSTVAAIARIMGVEAVAGGQKVAKIQCRGDIGIAKEQYEYHGIDDCRAAYILFNGAKACAYGCLALGSCAKACPFGAIEYEHHRVPRVRYDKCTGCGVCVDVCPRNLIDLYDASHEVFVICKSRDKGAQVRKVCDVGCVACGVCERSCPYEAVTVQAGLAVIDHEKCRKCGLCVKQCPYDVIQMKEKKARAFITETCNGCTICEKVCPVNAISGVLKQRHVVDPAKCIACEICVGKCPKNAIEMREAKRGEINRAPAQLEHELQKVHT, from the coding sequence ATGGTAACAATAGTATGGGCGATTGCGGTGGTCGGCGGACTCGGCCTCGTTGCCGGCGCCATCCTCGCTTTCGCGTCAAAAAAATTCGCCGTGGCGGTGGATCCGCGCGTTGAAATGATGGAGAAAGTGCTCCCCGGCGGCAACTGCGGCGCCTGCGGCTTCCCCAGTTGCTCGGCGGCGGCCAGAGCAATCGCCGAGGGCAAGGCGCCGGTGAACACGTGCAAGGCGGGCGGTGATTCCACTGTCGCCGCAATCGCCAGGATCATGGGCGTCGAGGCTGTCGCCGGCGGCCAGAAAGTGGCGAAAATCCAGTGCCGGGGCGATATCGGGATCGCGAAAGAACAGTACGAATATCACGGCATCGACGACTGCCGTGCGGCGTACATTCTCTTTAACGGGGCAAAAGCATGCGCCTACGGCTGCCTCGCGCTCGGCTCGTGCGCAAAGGCCTGCCCGTTCGGCGCCATCGAATACGAACACCACCGCGTGCCGCGGGTTCGCTACGACAAGTGCACCGGCTGCGGAGTGTGCGTAGATGTTTGCCCGAGAAACCTGATCGACCTCTACGACGCGTCTCATGAAGTCTTCGTGATATGCAAATCAAGAGATAAGGGCGCCCAGGTTCGCAAGGTCTGCGACGTCGGGTGCGTCGCCTGCGGCGTCTGCGAACGAAGCTGCCCGTATGAAGCCGTTACCGTGCAGGCCGGGCTGGCGGTTATAGACCATGAAAAATGCAGAAAGTGCGGGCTCTGCGTCAAACAGTGCCCCTATGACGTTATTCAGATGAAAGAAAAGAAGGCTCGCGCATTCATTACTGAGACCTGCAACGGCTGTACTATCTGCGAGAAGGTGTGCCCGGTTAACGCCATTTCAGGTGTACTGAAACAGCGCCATGTGGTCGATCCCGCCAAATGCATCGCCTGCGAAATCTGCGTCGGTAAGTGCCCCAAAAACGCCATCGAGATGCGCGAAGCTAAACGGGGCGAGATCAACCGCGCACCCGCTCAACTCGAACACGAACTCCAGAAGGTTCATACCTGA
- a CDS encoding serine/threonine protein kinase: MVEHRVGPYKIIRPIGKGGMGRVYLALDEQKDQQVAIKVLPDNFLEDKKKSDYLRRELLIARELKHPNVVDIFNIIELPRKNDGKMQGFMLMEFIDGDNLRKHITDQDLSISQALDLCEQICAGLNYIHRHRLKDGRYHSIIHRDIKPENILINSRGQVKIVDFGLSTEEKGFRFLRSKSRAGTPQYMSPEQIRGKHVDERSDIYSLGVCMYELFTGKLPYEGKDRKEIMKMHISRSVKPEPASSINKKIPPALNRIIMTALQKNPDKRFPSVAELQLALKHVTVSRI; the protein is encoded by the coding sequence ATGGTTGAGCATCGAGTAGGCCCCTACAAGATCATTCGTCCCATCGGCAAGGGTGGAATGGGACGCGTGTATCTGGCGCTCGACGAGCAGAAGGACCAGCAGGTGGCCATCAAGGTGCTGCCCGACAACTTTCTCGAGGACAAGAAAAAATCCGATTATCTCAGGCGCGAACTCCTCATCGCGCGCGAGTTGAAACACCCGAACGTCGTCGATATCTTTAACATCATCGAGTTGCCGCGAAAAAACGACGGCAAGATGCAGGGCTTCATGCTGATGGAGTTCATCGACGGCGATAACCTGCGCAAACATATCACCGATCAAGACCTCAGCATCAGCCAGGCGCTCGATCTTTGCGAGCAAATATGCGCCGGCCTCAATTACATCCATCGACACCGCCTCAAGGACGGACGCTATCACTCGATCATCCATCGCGACATCAAGCCCGAGAATATCCTCATCAACAGCCGCGGCCAGGTGAAAATCGTGGATTTCGGGCTGTCAACCGAGGAAAAAGGCTTCCGCTTCCTCAGATCCAAATCGCGCGCCGGAACCCCGCAATACATGTCGCCGGAACAGATCAGGGGAAAACACGTCGACGAACGCTCCGATATATATTCGCTTGGCGTGTGCATGTATGAACTGTTCACCGGAAAGCTCCCCTACGAAGGCAAAGACCGAAAAGAAATCATGAAAATGCATATCAGCCGCAGTGTCAAGCCCGAGCCGGCCTCCAGCATCAACAAGAAAATCCCGCCCGCCCTCAACCGCATCATCATGACAGCTCTCCAGAAGAACCCGGACAAGCGATTCCCCTCCGTGGCCGAACTGCAACTCGCCCTCAAGCACGTCACCGTCTCGCGAATCTAG
- a CDS encoding ABC transporter ATP-binding protein encodes MRPSHIWNEAPLPEIKVAGLRFSYPDGRRALDGVSFEIGRGETVSLLGANGTGKSTLLLCLVGILRGDGGISIGGVEVNPETGASIRRRTGFVFQNPEHQLFTTSVLDDVVFGPLNLGLSKEQALARAEQVLSDLNLSHLRDRLPHHLSQGEKKKAALATALAMYPDILLLDEPTAGLDPRSSAHLTDMLFHLKEEGKTVLIATHDMHLAEQLSDRVIVLGENGKVAREGAPEPILMDQEFLALHNLIHVHRHAHDRTEHGHPHFHYHRKQEHPHP; translated from the coding sequence ATGCGCCCAAGCCACATTTGGAACGAGGCGCCGCTTCCCGAGATCAAGGTGGCCGGCCTGAGATTCAGCTATCCTGACGGCCGCAGGGCTCTGGATGGCGTTTCATTTGAGATCGGCCGCGGCGAGACCGTCTCATTGCTTGGCGCCAATGGAACGGGAAAATCGACGCTGTTGCTGTGTCTTGTCGGGATTCTGCGGGGAGACGGCGGCATCTCCATTGGAGGAGTTGAGGTGAATCCGGAAACGGGGGCATCGATCAGACGGCGGACTGGTTTTGTATTTCAGAATCCGGAGCATCAGCTTTTTACCACGTCGGTGCTGGATGATGTGGTCTTCGGCCCGCTGAACCTTGGGTTGAGCAAGGAGCAAGCGCTCGCACGGGCAGAACAAGTTCTTTCCGATCTGAACCTGAGTCACCTGCGCGACCGGTTGCCGCACCACCTGAGCCAGGGGGAGAAAAAGAAGGCGGCCCTGGCGACAGCTCTTGCCATGTACCCGGACATCCTCCTTCTCGACGAGCCGACGGCCGGCCTCGATCCGAGGAGTTCGGCTCATCTCACCGATATGCTGTTCCATTTGAAAGAAGAGGGAAAGACGGTTCTCATCGCAACACACGACATGCACCTGGCCGAGCAGCTCTCAGACCGGGTGATTGTTTTGGGAGAGAACGGGAAGGTGGCGCGCGAGGGCGCTCCTGAGCCGATTCTGATGGATCAGGAATTCCTGGCTCTCCACAATCTCATCCACGTTCACCGCCATGCCCATGACCGTACGGAGCATGGTCACCCGCATTTTCATTATCACCGCAAGCAGGAACATCCTCACCCGTAA
- the lgt gene encoding prolipoprotein diacylglyceryl transferase — protein MHPILFKIGPFELYTYGAFLAVAFLTAIYLGMRETQRVGLKPELAADLGIVVIIASIVGARIFYILFYDLHYTLEHPSELLKLRQTGLVYYGGLLFAVAAGLLYARRKGAPLLLLMDIAAPSIAIGQAIGRIGCFMSGCCYGEATWVPWAVKFPHLEHLRHPTQLYESFAVFAIFLTLMWFRKRKGGDGQVALLYVLLYAPARFIIEFFRGDNPEVLLGMTISQVISLLALMAAVAAVLLFSRHLAGKKQQAKQPTKPAAEER, from the coding sequence ATGCATCCAATTTTATTTAAAATAGGACCATTTGAGTTGTACACGTACGGCGCGTTCCTTGCGGTAGCCTTTCTGACGGCAATCTACCTGGGCATGCGCGAGACGCAGCGGGTGGGCCTGAAGCCGGAACTTGCAGCCGACCTGGGAATCGTTGTCATTATCGCCTCGATCGTCGGGGCTCGCATTTTCTACATCCTTTTTTACGACCTGCACTACACTTTGGAGCACCCGTCGGAGCTTCTGAAACTCCGGCAGACCGGTCTGGTTTACTACGGCGGCTTGTTGTTCGCAGTCGCAGCCGGGCTGTTGTATGCGCGGCGGAAAGGGGCGCCGTTGCTGTTGTTAATGGACATCGCCGCTCCCAGCATCGCGATTGGGCAAGCGATCGGGCGTATCGGCTGCTTCATGAGCGGTTGCTGTTATGGCGAAGCAACGTGGGTGCCGTGGGCGGTCAAATTTCCCCATCTCGAACACCTGCGTCATCCCACGCAGTTGTATGAATCGTTTGCGGTTTTCGCCATTTTCCTCACCCTCATGTGGTTTCGGAAAAGGAAAGGCGGGGATGGGCAGGTCGCGCTGCTGTACGTGCTGCTATATGCGCCGGCCCGTTTCATCATCGAGTTTTTCCGGGGCGACAATCCAGAGGTATTGCTCGGGATGACGATATCGCAGGTGATAAGCCTGCTGGCGCTCATGGCGGCCGTTGCAGCGGTCTTATTGTTTTCGCGGCATCTGGCGGGCAAGAAGCAGCAGGCGAAACAGCCGACGAAGCCGGCGGCCGAAGAACGATAA
- the lspA gene encoding signal peptidase II yields MRGFVLTVRENQRKNTEERGVNFSDKSATPALAGISPESLRLPLFLLIAVVIPIVDQVTKWIIISRFSLYESLPIIEGFLSVTRIHNSGIAFGFFPGLPRLFVLITIASMLVVVYFYVTIRPRTLLVTLGCSLILGGAAGNLIDRLHYGYVVDFINFSFWPAFNVADSSVSVGVALLLANFLFEHKETKEHASNFI; encoded by the coding sequence ATGCGAGGCTTTGTATTGACTGTGCGCGAGAATCAGAGAAAAAATACTGAAGAACGAGGCGTCAACTTCAGCGATAAATCTGCAACTCCGGCACTTGCCGGGATTTCCCCAGAGTCGCTTCGCCTCCCCCTGTTTCTGCTGATTGCCGTTGTGATCCCCATTGTCGATCAGGTAACCAAATGGATTATCATTTCGCGCTTCTCTCTCTATGAATCGCTGCCGATCATAGAAGGGTTTCTTTCGGTGACGCGCATTCACAACAGCGGGATCGCGTTTGGCTTCTTCCCGGGGTTGCCCCGGCTGTTTGTGCTGATCACGATCGCGAGCATGCTCGTCGTCGTGTACTTCTACGTCACGATCCGACCGAGGACGCTGCTGGTAACGCTGGGATGTTCGCTGATCCTGGGAGGAGCCGCCGGCAACCTGATTGACCGGCTGCATTATGGGTATGTGGTCGATTTCATCAATTTCAGCTTTTGGCCGGCGTTTAATGTGGCAGATTCGTCGGTAAGCGTCGGGGTGGCGCTTCTGCTGGCGAATTTTCTTTTCGAGCACAAAGAGACGAAGGAACATGCATCCAATTTTATTTAA
- a CDS encoding TraR/DksA family transcriptional regulator has product MNKKQLAQFKKQLEQLRADLGQELQQISESNLKRSQRESTGDLSGYSYHMADVGTDNFGREMELNIASSGNERLRLIEEALERIEESTFGLCLSCGAEVSNERLKALPYARLCIDCARESEKKY; this is encoded by the coding sequence ATGAATAAAAAGCAGTTGGCCCAATTCAAGAAACAGCTTGAACAGCTGCGAGCCGATCTGGGGCAGGAACTCCAGCAGATATCGGAAAGCAATCTCAAGAGGTCCCAGCGGGAATCCACGGGGGACCTTTCCGGATATTCGTATCATATGGCCGACGTCGGTACGGACAATTTCGGCCGCGAGATGGAACTCAATATAGCCTCCAGCGGAAACGAACGCCTTCGGTTGATCGAAGAAGCGCTGGAACGGATCGAGGAGAGTACATTTGGGTTATGCCTCTCGTGTGGCGCCGAGGTCAGCAACGAGCGGTTGAAGGCTCTTCCCTATGCGAGGCTTTGTATTGACTGTGCGCGAGAATCAGAGAAAAAATACTGA
- a CDS encoding isoleucine--tRNA ligase, which translates to MAKTLKNGEKDYAGTLNLPKTSFPMKADLPKREPGIVASWKEMDIYGRIRRKMQGSPKFILHDGPPYANGDIHLGTALNKILKDMIVKYRTMRGYDTPFVPGYDCHGLPIEYKVLSELGEKEKDLPKPEIRRRCRDYALKYVDIMTGDFERLGVFGQWDDPYLTLSHKYEEKIFTVFGEMYKQGYIYRGLKPITWCFSCRTALAEAEVEYADHTSPSIYVKFEVIEGLEDLGRPVFLMIWTTTPWTLPANLATAVHPALDYVAVDAGSEIYVIAEYLKPVVLDVIGVDPAAKVVGRFKGRQLEGVKYRHPFIDRINPVIVAEHVTLEQGTGLVHTAPGHGQEDYVIGMQYNLPVFSPVDDYGLFTHEIEMFEGRHVFDANAEINALLSSKGALLKSEQIVHQYPHCWRCGNPIIFRATPQWFIAVDTNELRGRALEEIKRVRWIPDWGKDRIHGMVANRPDWCISRQRSWGVPIPVFYCRECGKPFFEEAAFEHLKKLIAENGVDIWFTSPPADLLPKDTACGCGSREFDKEENILDVWFESGVSHRAVLETTEGLHFPADLYVEGSDQHRGWFQSSLLPSVAVKGRAPYDAVLTHGYVVTSDGKKMSKKLGNAIYPDEVIEKFGADVLRLWVASENFTQDIRVSFEILQRLADAYRRLRNTFKFLLSNLYDFEPAEHLVPYDRMDELDKWALHTLQQVVERVTRAYEDHEFYTAFHSLYNYCTISLSSLYLDMLKDRLYTLAADNPLRRSSQTALNIILSALTRMLAPMLSFTADEVWRLIPNQPGLEESVHLSEWPKVDRRLVNDELGAKWERLLHVRSSVTKALETARRDGSIGNSLEAKIGLYPKRKEEEALLESFGAMLPSVFIVSQVEIHAPGDVLPKDIGVAEDEVAVAVTKAAGAKCKRCWNYRESVGKYEDHPSLCERCVNEINKAGGSNE; encoded by the coding sequence ATGGCCAAAACGCTTAAGAACGGCGAGAAAGACTATGCGGGAACGCTCAATCTTCCAAAGACATCGTTCCCGATGAAGGCGGATCTCCCGAAGCGGGAGCCTGGAATCGTGGCCTCGTGGAAGGAAATGGATATATACGGTCGGATCCGGCGCAAGATGCAGGGCAGTCCCAAGTTTATTCTTCATGATGGGCCGCCGTACGCCAATGGCGACATTCATCTCGGGACGGCTTTGAACAAGATACTGAAAGACATGATCGTTAAATATCGCACGATGCGAGGGTATGACACGCCGTTCGTCCCCGGCTACGACTGCCACGGGCTGCCGATCGAATACAAGGTACTGAGCGAGCTTGGCGAGAAGGAAAAAGATTTGCCGAAGCCGGAAATCCGCAGGCGCTGTCGCGATTACGCGCTCAAGTACGTGGACATCATGACGGGGGATTTCGAGCGGCTCGGCGTGTTCGGGCAATGGGACGATCCATACCTGACGCTCAGCCACAAATATGAAGAGAAGATTTTCACCGTTTTCGGCGAGATGTACAAGCAAGGCTATATTTATCGCGGTCTCAAGCCGATCACGTGGTGCTTCAGCTGCCGGACAGCGCTGGCGGAGGCCGAGGTTGAATATGCGGATCATACGTCGCCGTCGATTTATGTGAAGTTTGAGGTGATCGAGGGTCTCGAGGATCTGGGGAGGCCGGTCTTTCTCATGATCTGGACGACGACGCCATGGACGCTGCCGGCGAACCTTGCGACGGCGGTTCATCCGGCGTTGGATTACGTGGCCGTTGACGCCGGCTCTGAGATTTACGTCATTGCCGAGTATCTCAAGCCGGTGGTGCTTGATGTCATTGGAGTCGATCCCGCGGCGAAGGTGGTTGGCCGGTTCAAGGGGAGGCAGCTTGAGGGAGTAAAGTACCGGCACCCGTTTATTGATCGTATTAATCCGGTGATTGTTGCCGAGCATGTGACGCTGGAGCAGGGGACCGGTCTTGTGCACACGGCGCCCGGCCATGGTCAAGAGGACTATGTCATCGGGATGCAGTACAACCTGCCGGTGTTCTCTCCGGTGGACGATTACGGGTTGTTCACGCATGAGATCGAGATGTTTGAGGGGCGGCACGTATTCGACGCCAATGCGGAGATCAACGCGTTGCTGAGCTCGAAAGGGGCTCTGCTGAAGAGCGAGCAGATCGTGCACCAGTATCCGCATTGCTGGCGCTGCGGCAATCCGATCATTTTCCGGGCGACGCCTCAATGGTTCATTGCGGTGGATACGAATGAGCTCAGGGGTCGTGCTCTGGAGGAGATCAAGCGGGTACGCTGGATTCCCGACTGGGGCAAGGACCGGATACACGGGATGGTTGCGAACCGGCCCGACTGGTGCATCTCGCGCCAGCGGTCGTGGGGCGTGCCGATCCCGGTCTTTTATTGCAGGGAATGCGGGAAGCCGTTTTTTGAGGAGGCGGCGTTCGAGCACCTGAAGAAACTGATCGCGGAGAACGGGGTGGATATCTGGTTTACGAGCCCGCCGGCGGACTTGTTGCCGAAAGATACCGCCTGCGGTTGCGGTTCGCGCGAGTTCGATAAAGAGGAAAACATACTTGACGTGTGGTTCGAGTCCGGAGTGAGCCATCGAGCGGTCCTTGAAACGACCGAGGGTCTGCATTTTCCCGCGGATCTATACGTAGAAGGGAGTGACCAGCACCGGGGGTGGTTCCAGTCGTCGCTGCTGCCGTCGGTCGCCGTGAAAGGGAGGGCGCCGTACGACGCGGTCCTCACACACGGATATGTAGTGACGAGCGACGGCAAGAAGATGTCGAAGAAGCTCGGGAATGCGATTTATCCGGACGAGGTAATCGAGAAATTCGGAGCCGACGTTCTGCGCCTGTGGGTGGCTTCGGAGAATTTTACGCAGGATATTCGCGTTTCTTTTGAGATACTGCAGCGGCTGGCCGATGCGTACCGGCGGCTGCGCAATACGTTCAAGTTTCTATTGAGCAACTTGTATGATTTTGAGCCGGCGGAACACCTGGTGCCCTACGACCGGATGGACGAGCTGGACAAGTGGGCGCTTCACACGCTCCAGCAGGTAGTCGAGCGGGTAACCAGGGCGTATGAGGATCATGAATTTTATACGGCGTTCCACAGCCTTTACAACTACTGCACCATCTCGTTAAGCTCGCTGTATCTTGACATGCTGAAAGACCGCCTTTATACTTTAGCGGCCGATAATCCGCTGCGGCGTTCTTCACAGACCGCGTTAAATATTATTCTAAGTGCGCTCACGCGCATGCTCGCTCCGATGCTATCTTTTACTGCGGACGAGGTATGGCGCCTGATTCCGAACCAGCCGGGGCTCGAGGAGAGCGTTCATCTTTCCGAGTGGCCGAAAGTGGACCGGCGTTTGGTGAATGACGAATTGGGGGCGAAATGGGAACGATTGCTTCACGTGCGCTCGAGCGTCACGAAGGCGCTGGAGACCGCGCGCAGGGATGGCAGCATTGGAAACTCCCTTGAAGCCAAAATCGGGCTGTACCCGAAGCGGAAAGAAGAGGAGGCGCTCCTTGAATCGTTTGGAGCGATGCTGCCGAGCGTTTTTATTGTTTCTCAGGTTGAAATTCACGCGCCTGGAGACGTACTTCCAAAAGACATAGGGGTGGCGGAAGATGAGGTGGCGGTTGCGGTGACGAAAGCGGCAGGTGCGAAATGCAAACGCTGCTGGAACTACAGAGAGTCGGTCGGCAAGTATGAAGACCATCCATCATTGTGTGAGCGGTGCGTGAACGAGATAAATAAAGCAGGAGGATCGAATGAATAA